The following coding sequences are from one Streptomyces angustmyceticus window:
- a CDS encoding ABC transporter ATP-binding protein, translated as MAAPVLSARSLYRFFRAGEEETFALQGVGLEVGRGETVAVTGPSGSGKTTLLNCLAGLDEPDGGTVLVAGQRLSHRPESERVGLRARHIGMLFQSGNLLDHLTVRDNLALVQRLAPGRHRRGADQLLERVGIGRRSGALPGELSGGEAARAGLAVALANAPDLLLADEPTGEVDAVTERRVLDLLREHAAGGVAVVVVTHSRAVAGAADRVLRLRDGRWA; from the coding sequence ATGGCCGCGCCCGTGCTCAGCGCCCGCTCCCTCTACCGGTTCTTCCGGGCCGGCGAGGAGGAGACGTTCGCGTTGCAAGGTGTCGGACTGGAGGTCGGGCGCGGTGAAACAGTCGCGGTGACCGGGCCGTCCGGATCGGGGAAGACCACCCTGCTGAACTGCCTGGCGGGGCTCGACGAACCAGACGGGGGAACGGTACTCGTGGCCGGCCAACGGCTCAGCCACCGACCCGAAAGCGAGCGGGTCGGCCTGCGTGCGCGGCACATCGGGATGCTCTTCCAGTCCGGCAACCTGTTGGACCACCTCACCGTCCGGGACAATCTCGCGCTGGTGCAGCGGCTGGCGCCGGGCCGGCATCGCCGGGGAGCGGATCAGCTTCTGGAGCGGGTCGGTATCGGTCGGCGTTCCGGTGCCCTGCCCGGGGAGTTGTCCGGCGGGGAGGCAGCCCGCGCGGGGCTGGCCGTCGCCTTGGCGAACGCTCCGGATCTGCTGCTGGCCGACGAGCCGACCGGCGAGGTGGACGCAGTGACCGAACGCCGTGTGCTGGACCTGCTGCGGGAGCACGCCGCGGGTGGCGTCGCGGTGGTCGTGGTCACCCACAGCCGTGCTGTGGCCGGCGCCGCCGACCGGGTGCTGCGGCTGAGAGACGGAAGGTGGGCCTGA
- a CDS encoding ABC transporter ATP-binding protein gives MPTEIPSVADGMQRMDAALVRCDDVARTYGSGPAAVVAVHGLDCHVPPGARIAVVGPSGSGKSTLLHLMAGLDRPTAGKVSHPGIDGADADTLTRHIGVVFQGPSLLPPLTVAENVALPLRIDGVPETEADDRAQVALARLELTELARRLPDELSAGQAQRVAVARVLARRPRLVLADEPTGQLDRATGRQVLAILLGTAQELGAAVLVTTHDPRIARALDVRWYMADGRLIRPEAGDGGDDRTDHPTDQRSSGGEKT, from the coding sequence ATGCCCACAGAGATTCCTTCGGTCGCCGACGGCATGCAGCGCATGGATGCGGCCCTGGTGCGCTGTGATGACGTTGCCCGGACCTACGGCAGTGGACCGGCCGCTGTCGTCGCCGTTCACGGACTTGACTGCCACGTCCCGCCCGGCGCCCGGATCGCGGTGGTGGGGCCCTCCGGGTCGGGCAAGTCCACGCTGCTGCACCTGATGGCGGGCCTGGACCGGCCCACCGCGGGCAAGGTGAGCCATCCCGGCATCGACGGCGCGGACGCGGACACCCTCACCCGGCACATCGGTGTCGTCTTCCAGGGCCCGAGCCTGCTGCCCCCGCTCACCGTGGCGGAGAACGTCGCCCTGCCGTTGCGGATCGACGGCGTGCCGGAGACCGAAGCCGACGACCGGGCGCAGGTGGCCCTCGCCCGCCTCGAGTTGACCGAGCTCGCTCGGCGCCTGCCGGACGAACTGTCGGCGGGTCAGGCTCAACGCGTGGCCGTGGCCCGGGTGTTGGCTCGTAGGCCCCGGCTCGTCCTGGCCGACGAACCCACCGGTCAGCTGGATCGTGCAACCGGCCGTCAGGTGCTGGCCATCCTGCTCGGCACGGCCCAGGAGCTGGGGGCGGCCGTGTTGGTCACCACCCATGATCCGCGGATCGCCCGGGCGCTGGACGTCCGTTGGTACATGGCCGACGGACGGCTGATCCGCCCGGAGGCCGGTGACGGGGGAGATGACAGGACCGACCACCCCACGGACCAGCGGTCTTCAGGAGGCGAGAAGACGTGA
- a CDS encoding ABC transporter permease, protein MIRIWLAGLLRRRGGRLLAVAAGVATAVALLAALGGFLGATHATMTAQSVRSTVVDWQVQAATPADVPQVLRTVHHTPGTRAALPVGYAATSGLSATAGGTSQTTGPGSVLGVPAGYRTAFPGEIRVLAGRGDGVLLAQQTAANLHAAPGDTVAVGRAGLPPVRVRVDGVVDLPHADALFQKVGAPPQSQPTAPPDNIVLLPQHRWHAAFDPLGKARPDLVHEQIHTRRSHALPADPALAYATATGRAHHTDLRLAGTGVVGDNLGTVLDAARSDALYAQMLFLFLGVPGAVLAGALTAAVAGAGAARRRREQSLLRTRGASAGRLLSLAAVEAAVVAIAGGAVGLAVAALLGRTAFGAAGSLTAGWALAALVVGALIAGATVLLPARRDIKAVTVVAGRATVERRRVPRTLWWAVTAVLLMLSLVVFAITSRTNYALVLAPEGTPTLSVDYWAFAGPALLWAGGALLAWLLTDLLLRRGRPVLTRLLRPMTGALSGTVAASLSRQRGTVLRAVVLLALAVAFAASTAVFNSTYRQQAEVDAVLTNGADVTVTASPGSTAGAADAARVAALPGVRSVEPLQHRFAYVGPDLQDLYGVRPATAVGAGRLQDAYFSGGSARQLMDRLQRQPDALLVSAETANDFQLHPGDHLRLRLQDARTHRLRPVEFRFAGIVKEFPTAPKDSFLVANASYVARATGSGAVSTLLADTGGNGQREVAHRVRSLLGPTVQVTDLPSARTVTGSSLTAVDLGGLTRVELGFALALGAAAGGLVLALGLAERRRTLALASVLGARGRQLSGFVWSEAGVVAVAGTLGGVLLGWSLSEVLVKVLSGVFDPPPAALAVPWGYLGVVAVAVAAAVAMAATAAVRHARRPPLRELREL, encoded by the coding sequence GTGATCAGGATCTGGCTGGCCGGTCTGCTGCGCCGGCGCGGTGGGCGCCTGCTCGCTGTGGCTGCCGGTGTGGCCACCGCGGTGGCCCTGTTGGCGGCGCTCGGCGGCTTCCTCGGTGCCACCCACGCCACCATGACCGCACAGTCCGTACGATCGACCGTGGTCGACTGGCAGGTGCAGGCGGCCACCCCTGCCGATGTTCCGCAGGTGTTGAGGACCGTTCACCACACGCCGGGCACCCGGGCGGCACTGCCCGTCGGCTACGCCGCCACCAGCGGTCTGAGCGCCACCGCAGGCGGCACCTCTCAGACCACCGGACCGGGCAGCGTGCTCGGCGTGCCCGCCGGCTACCGTACGGCGTTCCCGGGAGAGATCCGGGTGCTGGCCGGACGTGGCGACGGGGTGCTGCTGGCTCAGCAGACCGCCGCGAACCTGCACGCGGCCCCCGGCGACACGGTGGCCGTCGGGCGGGCGGGGCTGCCACCGGTGCGGGTGCGGGTGGACGGTGTGGTGGATCTGCCGCACGCCGATGCGCTGTTCCAGAAGGTCGGCGCACCGCCGCAGTCGCAGCCGACCGCGCCCCCGGACAACATCGTCCTGCTCCCGCAGCACCGCTGGCACGCGGCCTTCGACCCGCTGGGCAAGGCCCGGCCCGACCTCGTGCACGAGCAGATCCATACACGCCGCAGCCATGCCCTGCCAGCTGACCCGGCCCTCGCCTACGCGACGGCGACCGGCCGTGCGCACCACACCGACCTGCGGCTGGCCGGCACCGGCGTGGTCGGGGACAACCTCGGCACGGTGCTGGACGCGGCCCGCTCGGACGCCCTGTACGCACAGATGCTCTTCCTGTTCCTCGGTGTGCCCGGTGCGGTGCTGGCCGGGGCGCTCACCGCGGCAGTTGCCGGCGCCGGTGCCGCGCGACGGCGCAGGGAGCAGTCCCTGCTGCGGACCCGGGGAGCCTCGGCCGGAAGGCTGCTGAGCCTGGCGGCCGTGGAGGCCGCGGTGGTGGCGATCGCCGGCGGGGCGGTGGGCCTGGCGGTGGCGGCGCTGCTGGGGCGCACGGCCTTCGGCGCGGCCGGCAGCCTCACCGCCGGCTGGGCACTGGCGGCGCTCGTCGTCGGCGCGCTGATCGCCGGCGCCACGGTGCTGCTGCCCGCCCGCCGCGACATCAAGGCCGTCACCGTGGTGGCCGGACGGGCCACGGTGGAGCGACGCCGGGTGCCGCGCACACTGTGGTGGGCGGTTACCGCCGTGCTGCTGATGCTGTCGCTGGTCGTCTTCGCGATCACCAGTCGCACCAACTATGCCCTGGTCCTCGCGCCCGAAGGGACACCCACGTTGTCGGTGGACTACTGGGCGTTCGCCGGTCCGGCCCTGCTGTGGGCCGGGGGAGCGCTGCTGGCCTGGCTGCTGACGGACCTGCTCCTGCGGCGCGGGCGGCCGGTGCTCACCAGGTTGCTTCGCCCCATGACCGGTGCCCTGTCCGGCACGGTCGCAGCCAGTCTGTCCCGGCAGCGGGGCACCGTGCTGCGGGCGGTGGTGCTGCTCGCCCTGGCCGTCGCCTTCGCCGCGTCGACTGCCGTGTTCAACTCCACCTACCGTCAGCAGGCCGAGGTCGACGCGGTGCTCACCAATGGCGCCGATGTCACCGTGACCGCGTCCCCCGGCTCCACCGCGGGTGCGGCCGACGCGGCCCGGGTGGCGGCCCTGCCCGGTGTGCGCAGTGTGGAGCCGCTGCAGCACCGCTTCGCCTACGTCGGCCCCGACCTCCAGGACCTCTACGGAGTCCGGCCGGCCACGGCCGTCGGAGCGGGGCGGCTGCAGGACGCCTACTTCTCCGGCGGCAGTGCGCGGCAGCTGATGGACCGCCTCCAGCGGCAGCCCGACGCCCTTCTCGTCAGTGCCGAGACCGCCAACGACTTCCAGCTCCACCCGGGCGATCACCTCCGGTTGCGCCTCCAGGACGCCCGCACCCACCGGCTGCGGCCTGTGGAGTTCCGCTTCGCCGGGATCGTCAAGGAGTTCCCGACCGCCCCCAAGGACAGCTTCCTGGTGGCCAACGCCTCCTACGTGGCCCGGGCGACCGGCAGTGGCGCGGTCAGCACCCTGTTGGCCGACACCGGAGGCAACGGACAACGCGAGGTGGCGCACCGCGTGCGGTCCCTGCTCGGGCCCACCGTCCAGGTGACCGACCTCCCCTCGGCCCGCACCGTCACCGGATCCAGCCTCACCGCGGTGGACCTCGGTGGTCTCACCCGCGTGGAACTGGGCTTCGCCCTGGCCCTCGGCGCGGCGGCGGGCGGTCTGGTCCTGGCCCTCGGCCTGGCCGAGCGGCGCCGCACCCTCGCGCTGGCCTCCGTGCTGGGCGCCCGGGGGCGGCAGCTGTCCGGGTTCGTGTGGAGCGAGGCCGGAGTGGTGGCGGTGGCGGGCACGCTCGGCGGCGTACTGCTCGGCTGGTCGCTGTCCGAGGTGCTGGTCAAGGTCCTGTCCGGTGTCTTCGACCCGCCGCCGGCCGCTCTCGCCGTGCCGTGGGGCTATCTCGGCGTCGTCGCCGTGGCCGTCGCAGCAGCCGTTGCCATGGCCGCGACAGCCGCCGTGCGCCATGCCCGGCGGCCCCCGCTGAGGGAGCTGCGGGAGTTGTGA
- a CDS encoding sensor histidine kinase, whose product MRRLFPRLVPTRRLWLASRLTMRSRVTLWATSIVAIAMIIASLGLLFGLQHSLWRNLDGTARQRVSDVASLIEHHQLVELIPSNGGDADVVEVVDSAGRVLARSDYETRPGTPSGLPHPLPRRLTKGHAETLHDLRIGDGGDFRVTGRPTRVDGRPATIVAAVSLDQAQYTLSSLATGLAVGAPALTVLVAWTIYRTAGRTLRPVETLRRQATYISATDLHRRLDLPASRDEVHALAATLNDMLARLDEASAAQRRFVADAAHELRSPLTAIRSQLEVMAAYPDPQRDPLVAAALLEDALRLNELVEDLLALARSEDPAARRPNTLTDLDEVVLAEVRRQRDLTPTSIDARGVSAGRVRGDAEALRRVVRNLLDNARRHAAQQIRVTLTASGGTVELTVSDDGTGIPADQRSRVFERFTRLDEARSREAGGSGLGLAIVGKVVTAHGGTAHADADPAPADGGLGGARLVVKLPRADTPHSSGPGRT is encoded by the coding sequence GTGCGCCGCCTGTTCCCCCGCCTGGTGCCGACCCGCCGGCTTTGGCTGGCCAGTCGGTTGACCATGCGGTCACGGGTGACCTTGTGGGCCACCTCGATCGTCGCCATTGCCATGATCATCGCTAGCCTCGGTTTGTTGTTCGGGCTGCAGCACTCGCTGTGGAGGAACCTGGACGGAACAGCACGGCAGCGCGTATCCGACGTTGCCTCCCTCATCGAGCACCATCAACTGGTGGAACTGATCCCCTCCAACGGCGGCGACGCGGACGTGGTGGAGGTGGTGGATTCCGCAGGACGAGTGCTTGCCAGATCCGACTACGAGACGCGACCCGGCACTCCCAGCGGACTGCCGCATCCGCTGCCGCGCAGGCTCACCAAAGGCCACGCCGAGACACTGCACGACCTGCGCATCGGCGATGGCGGCGACTTCCGCGTCACCGGCAGGCCCACCAGGGTCGACGGCCGCCCAGCCACCATCGTCGCCGCCGTCTCCCTGGACCAGGCCCAATACACACTCTCCAGCCTGGCCACCGGCCTTGCCGTCGGCGCCCCGGCGCTGACCGTCCTGGTCGCCTGGACGATCTATCGCACCGCAGGACGCACCTTGCGGCCAGTGGAAACGCTACGCCGCCAGGCCACTTACATCAGCGCCACCGATCTGCACCGCCGGCTCGACCTTCCCGCCTCCCGGGACGAGGTGCACGCCCTGGCCGCCACCCTGAACGACATGCTCGCCCGGCTGGACGAGGCATCCGCCGCCCAGCGGCGTTTCGTCGCCGACGCGGCCCACGAACTGCGCAGCCCGCTCACCGCGATCCGCTCCCAACTGGAGGTGATGGCCGCCTACCCCGACCCGCAACGCGATCCGCTCGTCGCTGCGGCGCTGCTGGAAGACGCCCTGCGACTGAACGAATTGGTGGAGGACCTGCTGGCGCTGGCCCGCAGCGAGGACCCGGCAGCGCGGCGACCGAACACCCTCACCGATCTCGACGAGGTCGTCCTCGCAGAGGTACGCCGTCAGCGCGACCTGACGCCGACGAGCATCGACGCCCGAGGGGTCTCGGCAGGCCGAGTCCGGGGCGACGCCGAGGCGCTGCGCCGGGTGGTGCGCAACCTTCTGGACAACGCCCGACGGCACGCCGCACAACAGATACGAGTAACCCTCACCGCGAGTGGCGGCACCGTCGAACTCACCGTCAGCGACGACGGCACCGGCATCCCGGCGGACCAGCGCAGCCGCGTCTTCGAACGCTTCACCCGCCTGGACGAAGCCCGCTCCCGCGAGGCCGGCGGATCCGGCCTGGGCCTCGCCATCGTCGGGAAAGTCGTCACCGCCCATGGCGGCACAGCCCATGCTGATGCGGACCCGGCACCCGCCGATGGCGGCCTGGGGGGAGCACGCCTGGTCGTCAAGCTGCCCCGGGCGGATACGCCGCACAGTTCCGGCCCCGGCAGAACCTGA
- a CDS encoding response regulator transcription factor, with amino-acid sequence MRVLVVEDERHIAAAVERGLRAEGFAVDLAEDGEKALILARHNVYAVIVLDLMLPGRNGYDVCRTLRAEDVSTPVLILTAKDGEYDEADALDLGADDYLTKPFSFVVLLARIRALLRRSSPQRSAVLSAGDLWLDPGAHRCGRGENALELTPREFGLLEFLLRHPDTVVSKGELLSEVWDAWFDGDPNIVEVYVGYLRRKIDTPYGRTAIETVRGVGYRLNGKGG; translated from the coding sequence GTGCGCGTGCTGGTAGTCGAGGACGAGCGACACATCGCCGCCGCGGTGGAACGGGGGCTGCGCGCCGAGGGGTTCGCCGTGGATCTGGCCGAGGATGGCGAGAAGGCGCTCATCCTGGCCCGCCACAACGTCTACGCCGTGATCGTGCTGGACCTGATGCTGCCCGGCCGCAACGGCTACGACGTCTGTCGGACGCTGCGTGCCGAGGACGTGAGCACCCCGGTGCTCATCTTGACGGCCAAGGACGGCGAGTACGACGAGGCGGACGCCCTCGACCTCGGCGCCGACGACTACCTCACCAAGCCGTTCTCCTTCGTCGTCCTCCTCGCCCGGATTCGCGCTCTGCTGCGCCGCAGCTCCCCCCAGCGCTCCGCGGTGCTGAGCGCCGGGGACCTATGGCTGGACCCCGGCGCCCACCGCTGCGGGCGCGGGGAGAACGCTTTGGAACTCACTCCGCGCGAATTCGGGCTTCTGGAATTCCTGTTGCGCCACCCCGACACCGTGGTGAGCAAGGGCGAACTCCTCAGCGAAGTCTGGGACGCCTGGTTCGACGGGGATCCCAACATCGTCGAGGTGTATGTCGGATACCTCCGCCGCAAGATTGACACCCCCTACGGCCGCACAGCGATCGAGACGGTACGAGGAGTCGGATACCGGCTCAACGGGAAAGGGGGCTGA
- a CDS encoding VOC family protein, with protein sequence MSRTCHRLRPRNISGHHRPHEVEGETSMAISAGPRNRPHNILGTHRVMFAVDDIEDTVARLRPHGAELVGEIARFEDSYLLCYLRGPEGIIVGLAEQLH encoded by the coding sequence ATGTCGAGAACGTGCCACCGGCTCCGTCCCAGGAACATCAGCGGCCACCACCGGCCGCACGAGGTAGAAGGAGAAACCAGCATGGCGATCAGCGCCGGGCCACGCAACCGGCCGCACAACATCCTGGGCACGCACCGCGTCATGTTCGCCGTCGACGACATCGAGGACACCGTGGCCCGCCTGCGTCCTCACGGCGCCGAACTCGTCGGCGAGATCGCCCGGTTCGAGGACAGCTATCTGCTCTGCTACCTCCGCGGCCCGGAGGGCATCATCGTCGGACTGGCCGAACAACTGCACTGA
- a CDS encoding HAMP domain-containing sensor histidine kinase: MRRRILRAVIAAVVCAVVLFCVPLAVATLRLYRQDEVRALQQLADRVAVTVPADVHHPRDPMELPRVGPGRQVGVYDDRARRVVGTGPEAGDRPVHDALAGRATSDRGDGRLVATVPVGSGERVRAAVRASAPADGPWRRALVTWAGLAALAVVAVGVAAVVGIRSSRRLAHPMEALAATAGRLEDGELSARAGVSGLPEADAVATALNRAAARIEELLRRERAFSADASHQLRTALTRVRLELESGLTEGDAAKQGPSTEAPTDPRGALRAALASLTAMETTIEDLLSLARDVPERAPLDIGALLADAERRWHGELAAAGRPLRVTVESPLPDAVGSARAGRQVLDVLLANALRHGAGTVTVTVRDAAGVPAVDVTDEGPGLPESVDVFARRHGYDGDTAGGGHGIGLALARSLVEAEGGRLRVSRRAPHPCFTWLVAGGRQTPAT; this comes from the coding sequence GTGCGCCGCCGGATCCTGCGAGCGGTCATCGCCGCGGTGGTGTGCGCCGTGGTGCTCTTCTGCGTCCCGCTGGCGGTGGCGACGCTACGGCTGTACCGGCAGGACGAGGTGCGCGCACTGCAACAGCTCGCCGACCGAGTGGCGGTGACCGTTCCGGCGGATGTGCACCACCCCCGCGACCCCATGGAACTGCCACGCGTCGGGCCGGGCAGGCAGGTGGGGGTGTACGACGACCGAGCGCGGCGGGTGGTCGGCACGGGGCCGGAAGCCGGGGACCGGCCGGTGCATGACGCGCTGGCGGGACGGGCCACTTCAGACCGGGGCGACGGCCGGCTGGTGGCGACGGTGCCGGTGGGCTCCGGAGAGCGGGTCCGCGCGGCGGTGCGAGCCAGCGCACCGGCCGACGGGCCCTGGCGCAGGGCACTGGTGACGTGGGCCGGTTTGGCGGCGCTGGCCGTCGTCGCGGTCGGTGTGGCGGCTGTGGTGGGCATCCGTTCCAGTCGGCGGCTGGCCCATCCGATGGAGGCGCTGGCTGCCACCGCCGGCCGGCTGGAGGACGGTGAGCTGTCGGCCCGGGCCGGCGTGTCCGGGCTGCCGGAGGCCGATGCCGTCGCGACCGCGCTGAACCGGGCCGCCGCGCGGATCGAGGAGTTGCTGCGCCGGGAGCGGGCGTTCAGCGCGGACGCCTCGCACCAGTTGCGCACCGCGCTGACCCGGGTACGGCTGGAGCTGGAGAGCGGGCTGACCGAGGGCGATGCGGCGAAGCAAGGGCCGTCCACCGAGGCGCCGACGGATCCACGCGGCGCGCTGCGGGCCGCCCTGGCCTCGCTGACCGCCATGGAGACGACGATCGAGGACCTGCTCTCGCTCGCCCGCGACGTGCCGGAACGGGCACCGCTGGACATCGGGGCGCTGCTCGCCGATGCCGAGCGGCGCTGGCACGGCGAACTGGCGGCCGCGGGCCGCCCCCTACGGGTCACCGTGGAGTCGCCCCTGCCGGATGCCGTCGGCTCGGCACGTGCCGGCCGGCAGGTGCTGGACGTCCTGCTGGCCAACGCCCTCCGCCACGGTGCGGGCACGGTGACCGTCACCGTCCGGGACGCGGCGGGGGTGCCGGCTGTGGATGTGACGGATGAGGGGCCGGGCCTTCCCGAGAGCGTGGACGTCTTTGCCCGGCGACATGGCTACGACGGTGACACTGCCGGCGGCGGGCACGGCATCGGTCTGGCGCTCGCGCGCTCCCTGGTGGAGGCCGAGGGCGGGCGCCTCCGAGTCTCCAGGAGGGCACCGCACCCCTGCTTCACCTGGCTGGTCGCCGGTGGGAGGCAGACACCGGCGACCTGA
- a CDS encoding AbrB family transcriptional regulator: MRSATLSRSSGALPHSGGADVLWDIPSPGTCLLRTKGVLVAPTSALQREHTPSPGTAKPAPHPTEVRKSRPAPAGRWALIAAAAYAAGLAAAAFGVPAPYLLCSLLVGAALALTGVVRERVPAPANRTAQALVGALMGSYLTWPALTAAAPVALPLTAVTAATIALSVAVAWFLARGGRLSRPSAVLGMVPGGSAAIVTCADELQADVRMVAFTQYLRVGLVATTAPLAAHWLASASAAGSAGHTGIGGQGSGFLPLVMGSDQLTGLFTLAAVSVAGVLAGRRLRVPTPSLIGPMLAALVVTLSGAVPGFAPAGLLQNLVFVFVGLDVGVRFTRETLVRVRRLMPSILTAIAAVCTGCAGLAWLFAKLTGTPVVDSYLATTPGGINAVLATAVSSHADVALISTVQSLRLLIVVLVTPVITRWLTTARPAATGARTEERAQT, encoded by the coding sequence GTGCGCTCAGCGACTCTCAGCCGCAGCTCAGGGGCGTTGCCGCACAGTGGCGGAGCAGATGTCTTGTGGGACATCCCGTCTCCCGGGACATGCCTCTTGCGAACGAAAGGCGTCCTCGTGGCTCCGACTTCCGCGCTGCAGCGAGAGCACACGCCCTCGCCCGGCACCGCGAAGCCCGCCCCACACCCGACCGAAGTCCGAAAATCCCGACCGGCCCCCGCCGGACGCTGGGCACTGATTGCCGCGGCGGCGTACGCGGCGGGCCTGGCAGCCGCCGCCTTCGGTGTGCCGGCCCCCTACCTTCTGTGTTCTTTGCTGGTCGGCGCCGCGCTGGCGCTGACGGGCGTAGTGCGTGAGCGAGTACCTGCCCCGGCGAACCGCACGGCTCAAGCTCTCGTAGGCGCGCTCATGGGCAGCTACCTCACCTGGCCCGCCCTCACCGCCGCGGCGCCCGTCGCGCTGCCGTTGACCGCAGTCACCGCCGCCACCATCGCGCTGAGCGTCGCCGTCGCCTGGTTCCTGGCACGCGGGGGACGGTTGAGCCGTCCCAGTGCCGTCCTCGGCATGGTGCCGGGCGGTTCAGCGGCGATCGTCACCTGCGCCGACGAACTCCAAGCCGATGTGCGCATGGTCGCCTTCACCCAATACCTGCGGGTGGGGCTGGTGGCGACCACCGCGCCTCTGGCCGCCCACTGGCTGGCATCCGCGTCAGCGGCGGGCTCCGCCGGCCACACGGGTATCGGTGGTCAGGGCAGTGGCTTCCTCCCCCTGGTCATGGGCTCCGACCAGCTGACCGGCCTGTTCACCCTCGCCGCCGTGTCGGTCGCCGGCGTCCTGGCCGGCCGCCGGCTGCGGGTGCCCACACCCTCGCTGATCGGCCCCATGCTGGCCGCACTCGTGGTCACGTTGAGCGGCGCCGTGCCGGGATTCGCCCCAGCCGGCCTGCTCCAGAACCTCGTCTTTGTCTTCGTCGGCCTCGACGTAGGGGTGCGCTTCACCCGGGAGACACTCGTTCGTGTACGGCGTCTCATGCCTTCGATCCTGACGGCCATCGCCGCGGTCTGCACAGGCTGCGCGGGGCTGGCGTGGCTCTTCGCCAAGCTCACGGGCACCCCCGTAGTCGACTCCTATCTCGCCACGACCCCCGGCGGGATCAACGCGGTCCTCGCCACGGCGGTCTCCTCGCATGCGGATGTCGCCTTGATCTCGACGGTGCAGAGCCTGCGGCTACTGATCGTCGTGCTGGTGACCCCGGTGATCACACGCTGGTTGACGACAGCCCGCCCCGCGGCAACCGGCGCGAGGACCGAGGAGCGGGCACAGACCTGA
- a CDS encoding helix-turn-helix transcriptional regulator produces the protein MISASARLLRLVSLLAAKPSWTCGELADRMAVTDRTVRRDIAKLRELGYAIESDPGPWGGYRLRAGARTPPLILDDEEALAVAVGLREAALSGALGGDQAALSALLKLRQVLPQRIADRLTEMDDAFVHTPRPDEPQITPGMLLELAAACRRGERAQLSYRDWEGKATVRDVDPYRLVHTGRRWYFVAREVTRDQWRTFRADRVDRLQPTGHAVELIDPPDPALLVSRSVANGPYPLSATIRLPVSMDQALRLIPATVGTHRPESPDTTIVDIGGPDADGLARYLLSLATPLRVLAPDAVRQALLRRTQELFEDNANGQSR, from the coding sequence GTGATCAGCGCATCCGCCCGCCTGCTGCGTCTGGTCTCCTTGCTGGCCGCCAAGCCGTCGTGGACCTGCGGCGAGCTGGCCGACCGGATGGCGGTCACCGACCGCACGGTGCGGCGGGACATCGCCAAGCTCCGGGAACTCGGCTACGCCATCGAGTCCGACCCGGGACCATGGGGCGGTTACCGTCTCCGCGCCGGAGCCCGGACGCCGCCGCTGATCCTCGATGACGAGGAAGCACTCGCCGTGGCTGTCGGACTGCGTGAGGCCGCGCTCAGCGGTGCTCTCGGCGGCGACCAGGCCGCGCTGTCGGCGCTGCTGAAACTGCGGCAGGTTCTGCCTCAGCGCATTGCGGATCGGCTGACTGAGATGGACGACGCCTTCGTACACACCCCTAGACCCGACGAGCCACAGATCACGCCCGGCATGCTGCTGGAACTGGCGGCCGCGTGCCGCCGAGGCGAGCGTGCCCAACTGTCGTACCGCGACTGGGAAGGAAAAGCCACGGTCCGGGACGTCGACCCGTACCGCCTCGTTCACACGGGACGCCGCTGGTACTTCGTCGCCCGGGAGGTGACGCGGGACCAATGGCGAACCTTCCGTGCCGACAGGGTCGACCGACTGCAGCCAACCGGGCACGCGGTGGAACTCATCGACCCACCCGACCCGGCGCTGCTCGTCTCGCGCTCCGTCGCCAACGGCCCCTACCCGCTCTCTGCCACGATCCGTCTCCCGGTGTCCATGGACCAAGCCCTGCGGCTGATTCCTGCGACGGTCGGCACCCACCGTCCCGAAAGCCCCGACACCACGATCGTCGACATCGGCGGTCCCGACGCGGACGGGCTCGCCAGGTACCTCCTCAGCCTGGCCACACCCCTGCGAGTCCTCGCACCAGACGCTGTCCGGCAGGCCCTGCTACGCCGTACTCAAGAACTCTTCGAGGACAACGCGAACGGTCAGTCCCGGTAG